GATACATTGTCTTAGAGCACGCTCGGTACTAGGATGTAATTCAGGCGTTTGGCCTAGTCCCGAAAAACCTAATCAAGACcatcaaatattttagtattatgaatttgcattttttttcaatagccAATAGGCGAATTACAAACCTGAATCCTTTATGAtatcgaaaattatatttctttgatatctCATATGTGCCAAGAAATATTCTGAACTAATGTCCCGCAGTACCGTCACTTGATCCGCGAatgttaaattcaatttttgtaagTTCTCCGAAAATTTATCTCTATATTCGTGCGCCAATGTGAGCAGGTGGTGGGCAAGATACatacaattattatgaaaCAGAGCTAAACATagttgcaataataataattaattttaatcctgcttttttttagaattaagtTATTCTGTTATGTATTGTTCTCTCACCAACTTGTTGCGGAATTGTTTCCAGAAACTTTTTATGATGTTCCGGCACCAGTCCAACGtacaattcaaatatatttctacatgTGTAAAATAATCTGATAGCGCAAGCATCCGAACTATCGCGCATTTCGTTCAATATTCCTCTCGCTAATTCCAACGTTTCTTGTGCACTTTTgctaaaatacaattaataattattatatctgatatatctgttattaatattatatattatgatgttagaaataaatttaaggaATTCGACTTATGGAATTCATACAATTGTagacattaaattattgttaacttaaaaaaaaaatataccttaTTTGACATTTTGGTAGGTGAAACGACATATCATTTAACTTCTTTTCAATAGAAAATTGGCTATTTTCAAATGCTTTGTTGATAAGATTAGGCGGATCCTGCAATAGAAaggaacaatttaaaaatgttactctatttttatattttaataatagtaatacaaTTCAATAGGTACCTGTGGCTCATATCGAATAGAATCATGCAGATCTTTCCTCATTATACTTCTAGCTTTAACTAACAAGTCTTGACATATTCTGTCAATGAAAAGCTTGTCAATATTGTTGGTATATTCTGATAGAAAGAGCTGATCCTTGGAAAGAAACCCtgaaatgttataattgtttaatcgtCTTGCATATTGTAGGACACAAACTCTCTTATctagaaaaaataactagatataaataCCAATTTCTACTAAATAAGCTTGAAATTCGTTAATCGCCTCGACGACAGGCTCAAAGTTTTTCAGGTCTGCATTAGAAGTCGGAATGGTGTGCGAGATACAATGTTTTGTCAACAAATCCGACAGTTGCTCCAGCAAATGTGGTTGCATTCTTTTGAGAAAAGTGTCATGTGAAGAGTTCTCTGTGACCAGCAGATTTAAATGTTGatgaaagaatttaaaaaacaatttcaaattgtATAATACACCTTTGTAGCATAGcgcctttttcttttccactATTTTGACAGTGAACACTGTCTCCTTGACGACATACACCGAGCAGTGATCATAAATAATGGGACTGATTATACAATCAATCAATTTTGTCGATAGCGTCTGTAAATCATTTTCAAGATTATCAATGATATGCAGTCCTTGTATTAATTCCTGCAAATCATCATACTCATTGTTTATTGTGATAGAGGTAATTGTTTTGCCATTTTCTTCGTCGCTGTTCCAGCGAATTCGATCCTGCAAGAGACTGGACACTTCCGCCAAGTATAAGCGGAAAAGATTACAGTATTCATCTTTAATTGCTGCGTATATTTCAAGTTCTTGCAGGAGACTGTGAGGATTATCCAATAAGGATTGCATTTCCTGCAGAGCCTTTGCAGTATCAATGTACCGCTTTTCCTCTTGTGtctttttaatagattttatgcatttatgcAGGCTTATCAACTGCTGAGACAATTGTAAGCTAATTTTTGATTCCGTCAATATCTTTAATAGAGTCTTCAAATCCTTCTTTAAACCAGACAGCTCTATTTTTAcctatataataaaacaattttaatttattatatgcatatttcaTGTACAACATAATAGATAATAACACAATAAATACTGATGAATAGATACTTGATCATTTATTCTGCTCTGCAAAATATCTAGCTCCTCCATTAGCTGCTCAGTCTTTTTTACCAGATTCACATCTCTTGTCAATTTTGCACTAAACTCAACATAATTCTCACCCATGAAGTCTTTGACTTCATATTCTAGCTTTGTTATCTCATTctgtatttcataaatatttttatgaagattCTCCTTTTCCAGTTCTCCTGTGCAATAAAGTATTGTTTCTAGttatcacaattatatattaatcataaatatgatCAAATAATCTTTGAATGTATGATCTAAAAAAAACTTCCACTAgtcgaaaagaaaaattgattccaaatttattgcaaaatatatagttGTATTATATGCTAATGATTTAGTAAttgttaatttgaaaatttattttgatatgttTTTATAGCAATCTATAAACATTACCTACTGTAGCCAGTACATCTGCCACAAACGAAGTCATAATTGtcttatagatatatatatttataataagctTGATAGAAAAGGTATTGAAATTTAGACAGCTCTCTTTTTTGTCACCACAATCTTCTTGTGTATACTTAAAAATTCACTTCTGTTTCaaaatcaacatttataaCCTTAACACTGTGCCGGTTAAAAAACATACCCCGTGTTCTACGCACTCACAGTTATTAATTCCAATTTTATCATTACGATTTTATACAGGAAAAATACGAAGAGGGGTTTAGCAATGCTCACATCGGAACATTTGACACATGATTTCATATGATTGAACTAAACACAACCACCATGTTTAGGCGAAGGTAGATGcagagagaagcctgagagGGGCCATGCCATTGTTTTTCGTACGACGCTTTCTCTAGGCCGTACAGTAGCGCTAACTGAATCCATTTTTCGAGCCGGCGGAACTACATGGCCAGATCCACTTTTTGCTATGGTAAAACGGCCGA
The nucleotide sequence above comes from Linepithema humile isolate Giens D197 chromosome 4, Lhum_UNIL_v1.0, whole genome shotgun sequence. Encoded proteins:
- the Zw10 gene encoding centromere/kinetochore protein zw10 homolog isoform X3 — translated: MGENYVEFSAKLTRDVNLVKKTEQLMEELDILQSRINDQVKIELSGLKKDLKTLLKILTESKISLQLSQQLISLHKCIKSIKKTQEEKRYIDTAKALQEMQSLLDNPHSLLQELEIYAAIKDEYCNLFRLYLAEVSSLLQDRIRWNSDEENGKTITSITINNEYDDLQELIQGLHIIDNLENDLQTLSTKLIDCIISPIIYDHCSVYVVKETVFTVKIVEKKKALCYKGVLYNLKLFFKFFHQHLNLLVTENSSHDTFLKRMQPHLLEQLSDLLTKHCISHTIPTSNADLKNFEPVVEAINEFQAYLVEIGFLSKDQLFLSEYTNNIDKLFIDRICQDLLVKARSIMRKDLHDSIRYEPQDPPNLINKAFENSQFSIEKKLNDMSFHLPKCQISKSAQETLELARGILNEMRDSSDACAIRLFYTCRNIFELYVGLVPEHHKKFLETIPQQVALFHNNCMYLAHHLLTLAHEYRDKFSENLQKLNLTFADQVTVLRDISSEYFLAHMRYQRNIIFDIIKDSGFSGLGQTPELHPSTERALRQCIRQLELLKTVWLDVLPINIYCKAVGCITNSMVDDLTTKVISVEDIPAAVATELVTLFNMVVKRTPQIFPDQQIQQHVRKWGKFLELIKVLGASLKEIELRWENGKGPLAQEFTALQVKQLIRALFQNTERRSNLLTSIK
- the Zw10 gene encoding centromere/kinetochore protein zw10 homolog isoform X1; the encoded protein is MTSFVADVLATVGELEKENLHKNIYEIQNEITKLEYEVKDFMGENYVEFSAKLTRDVNLVKKTEQLMEELDILQSRINDQVKIELSGLKKDLKTLLKILTESKISLQLSQQLISLHKCIKSIKKTQEEKRYIDTAKALQEMQSLLDNPHSLLQELEIYAAIKDEYCNLFRLYLAEVSSLLQDRIRWNSDEENGKTITSITINNEYDDLQELIQGLHIIDNLENDLQTLSTKLIDCIISPIIYDHCSVYVVKETVFTVKIVEKKKALCYKGVLYNLKLFFKFFHQHLNLLVTENSSHDTFLKRMQPHLLEQLSDLLTKHCISHTIPTSNADLKNFEPVVEAINEFQAYLVEIGFLSKDQLFLSEYTNNIDKLFIDRICQDLLVKARSIMRKDLHDSIRYEPQDPPNLINKAFENSQFSIEKKLNDMSFHLPKCQISKSAQETLELARGILNEMRDSSDACAIRLFYTCRNIFELYVGLVPEHHKKFLETIPQQVALFHNNCMYLAHHLLTLAHEYRDKFSENLQKLNLTFADQVTVLRDISSEYFLAHMRYQRNIIFDIIKDSGFSGLGQTPELHPSTERALRQCIRQLELLKTVWLDVLPINIYCKAVGCITNSMVDDLTTKVISVEDIPAAVATELVTLFNMVVKRTPQIFPDQQIQQHVRKWGKFLELIKVLGASLKEIELRWENGKGPLAQEFTALQVKQLIRALFQNTERRSNLLTSIK
- the Zw10 gene encoding centromere/kinetochore protein zw10 homolog isoform X2 encodes the protein MTSFVADVLATVELEKENLHKNIYEIQNEITKLEYEVKDFMGENYVEFSAKLTRDVNLVKKTEQLMEELDILQSRINDQVKIELSGLKKDLKTLLKILTESKISLQLSQQLISLHKCIKSIKKTQEEKRYIDTAKALQEMQSLLDNPHSLLQELEIYAAIKDEYCNLFRLYLAEVSSLLQDRIRWNSDEENGKTITSITINNEYDDLQELIQGLHIIDNLENDLQTLSTKLIDCIISPIIYDHCSVYVVKETVFTVKIVEKKKALCYKGVLYNLKLFFKFFHQHLNLLVTENSSHDTFLKRMQPHLLEQLSDLLTKHCISHTIPTSNADLKNFEPVVEAINEFQAYLVEIGFLSKDQLFLSEYTNNIDKLFIDRICQDLLVKARSIMRKDLHDSIRYEPQDPPNLINKAFENSQFSIEKKLNDMSFHLPKCQISKSAQETLELARGILNEMRDSSDACAIRLFYTCRNIFELYVGLVPEHHKKFLETIPQQVALFHNNCMYLAHHLLTLAHEYRDKFSENLQKLNLTFADQVTVLRDISSEYFLAHMRYQRNIIFDIIKDSGFSGLGQTPELHPSTERALRQCIRQLELLKTVWLDVLPINIYCKAVGCITNSMVDDLTTKVISVEDIPAAVATELVTLFNMVVKRTPQIFPDQQIQQHVRKWGKFLELIKVLGASLKEIELRWENGKGPLAQEFTALQVKQLIRALFQNTERRSNLLTSIK